A genomic window from Prunus persica cultivar Lovell chromosome G2, Prunus_persica_NCBIv2, whole genome shotgun sequence includes:
- the LOC18786829 gene encoding aspartyl protease AED3: MATLSFVAFSLCLLFFSIAQGLSNNPQCSEAKDQGSNLQVFHVYSPCSPFRPTKPMSWEESVLQMQAKDQARLQFLSSLVARKSVVPIASGRQIIQSPTYIVRAKIGTPPQTLLMAVDTSNDAAWVPCNGCVGCGSNVFNSAKSTTYKTLGCQTAQCKQVPNPTCLGSTCSFNTSYGSSTLAANLSQETFTLATDAVPGYTFGCLQKTTGSSVPPQGLLGLGRGPLSLLSQTQNLYQSTFSYCLPSFKSLNFSGSLRLGPVGQPIRIKYTPLLKNPRRSSLYYVNLNAIRVGRRIVDIPPAALAFNPTTGAGTIIDSGTVFTRLVEPAYVAVRNEFRRRVGKYPFQTLGGFDTCYSVPFVVPTITFMFSGMNVTLPEDNIVIHSTAGSITCLAMAAAPDNVNSVLNVIANMQQQNHRVLIDVPNSRLGVARERCT; the protein is encoded by the exons ATGGCAACCCTATCCTTTGTTGCCTTCTCACTATGCCTCCTCTTTTTCTCCATAGCCCAAGGCCTTAGCAACAACCCCCAATGTAGTGAGGCCAAAGACCAGGGCTCTAACCTCCAAGTCTTCCATGTCTACAGCCCATGCTCTCCTTTCAGACCCACCAAGCCAATGTCATGGGAGGAGAGTGTGCTCCAAATGCAGGCCAAGGACCAGGCCAGGCTCCAGTTCTTGTCCAGCCTCGTGGCCAGGAAATCGGTTGTTCCGATTGCCTCCGGCAGGCAGATCATTCAGAGCCCTACGTACATTGTGAGGGCCAAGATTGGCACCCCACCTCAGACCTTGCTCATGGCTGTCGATACTAGCAATGATGCTGCTTGGGTCCCATGTAACGGCTGCGTTGGCTGCGGTTCCAATGTCTTTAATTCTGCCAAATCCACAACCTACAAGACCCTCGGTTGCCAAACTGCTCAGTGCAAGCAG GTACCCAACCCCACCTGCTTAGGCAGCACCTGCAGCTTCAACACCAGCTACGGCAGCTCCACCCTAGCCGCAAACCTCTCACAAGAAACCTTCACCCTAGCCACCGACGCCGTCCCCGGGTACACCTTTGGTTGCCTCCAGAAGACCACTGGCAGCTCCGTGCCGCCGCAGGGTCTTCTGGGTCTGGGCCGGGGCCCATTGTCCCTTCTATCTCAGACCCAAAACCTCTACCAATCTACATTCTCATACTGCCTACCTAGCTTCAAGTCCCTAAACTTTTCTGGGTCATTGAGGCTTGGACCTGTTGGGCAACCCATAAGGATCAAGTACACCCCACTGCTCAAGAACCCTAGAAGATCATCACTCTACTATGTGAACTTAAATGCAATTAGGGTTGGTAGGAGAATTGTGGATATCCCTCCTGCTGCCTTGGCTTTCAATCCCACAACCGGTGCAGGGACCATCATTGATTCAG GAACCGTATTCACCCGGCTAGTGGAACCGGCCTACGTAGCAGTACGAAACGAGTTCCGCAGGCGGGTCGGTAAATACCCGTTTCAAACCCTAGGCGGGTTCGACACCTGCTACTCCGTGCCCTTTGTTGTACCTACCATAACGTTCATGTTCTCAGGCATGAACGTGACACTGCCTGAAGACAACATTGTAATCCACAGCACAGCTGGGAGCATCACATGTCTAGCCATGGCAGCGGCACCAGACAACGTGAACTCTGTGCTCAATGTGATTGCCAATATGCAGCAGCAGAACCACAGGGTACTCATTGATGTGCCCAATTCAAGGCTTGGGGTGGCCCGTGAGCGCTGCACTTAA
- the LOC18784649 gene encoding U-box domain-containing protein 11 produces MEVKLRTSRSLVSKLSSVSSQTRSDALKELRLITKLDPDSRPLVAEAGAIPYLSETLFDSSPSLQDDAAATLLNLSISCRHSLISTRGLLDALSHVLRHHASPSSSAFAVQSSAATLHSLLVVDDYRPIIGAKRDIAYSLIDIVKSLNSPPRSVKDALKALFGISLYALNRGALVELGAVPALFTLVVKDGRVGIVEDSTAVIAQVAGCEESEDEFRRVSGVRVLADLLDPSTGTSLRSRENAVSALLNLARCCSERAVREVREEGMGVVDGVADVAENGGAKGKSKAVALLKVIDGGSGSIASVFRDKRFDCLLNQSS; encoded by the coding sequence ATGGAAGTGAAGCTCCGAACGTCTCGCTCCTTGGTCTCCAAGCTCAGCTCAGTCTCATCCCAAACCCGCTCCGATGCCTTGAAAGAGCTTCGGCTCATCACCAAGCTCGACCCCGACAGCCGCCCCCTCGTAGCCGAAGCCGGAGCCATCCCTTACCTCTCCGAAACCCTCTTCGACTCTTCCCCTTCCCTCCAAGACGACGCTGCTGCGACCCTCCTAAACCTCTCCATCTCCTGCCGCCACTCCCTCATCTCCACGCGCGGCCTCCTTGACGCGCTTTCCCACGTCCTCCGCCACCACGCATCCCCCTCCTCCTCCGCCTTCGCCGTCCAGTCCTCCGCCGCCACCCTCCACAGCCTCCTCGTCGTTGACGACTACCGCCCCATCATCGGCGCCAAGCGCGACATCGCCTACTCCCTCATCGACATCGTCAAGAGCCTCAACTCGCCTCCGCGGTCGGTAAAGGACGCGCTGAAGGCGCTCTTCGGGATCTCCCTCTACGCGCTCAACCGCGGCGCGTTGGTGGAGCTCGGGGCGGTTCCCGCGCTTTTCACGCTGGTGGTGAAGGACGGGCGCGTGGGGATCGTGGAGGACTCGACGGCCGTGATCGCGCAGGTGGCGGGGTGCGAGGAGAGCGAGGATGAGTTCCGGAGGGTTTCAGGGGTTAGGGTTCTAGCGGACCTGCTGGATCCGTCGACGGGGACGAGCCTGAGGAGCAGGGAGAACGCGGTATCGGCGCTGCTGAATCTGGCGAGGTGCTGCAGCGAGAGGGCAGTGAGGGAGGTGAGAGAGGAGGGGATGGGGGTGGTCGATGGGGTTGCTGACGTGGCGGAGAATGGTGGGGCCAAGGGGAAGAGCAAGGCGGTGGCGCTGCTGAAGGTGATTGATGGCGGGAGTGGAAGCATTGCTAGCGTTTTCAGAGATAAACGGTTTGATTGTTTGCTAAATCAATCGTCGTGA
- the LOC18786399 gene encoding trihelix transcription factor ASIL2, whose product MDNETNQENPSLPPNNYTSTTKELESPRSKPQQPLGVGGSSDRLKRDEWSEGAVSSLLEAYETKWVLRNRAKLKGHDWEDVARHVSSRANCTKSPKTQTQCKNKIESMKKRYRSESATADGSSWPLYPRLDLLLRGSGPSPTAASAAATVTAAAIPPPPPPPPLPVQLPPPPPQNNHPLMLLEPSVSLPPQPPPTAPPQPIGTAQNSYGSNGVDHRVAKEDGMGMKLSDHASDKNPLEIDSSTPALYSDKEKLRSKRMKRKIEKKKRRRREEVEIAESIRWLAEVVVRSEQARMDTMREIERMRVEAEAKRGEMDLKRTEIIANTQLEIARLFAAGVGKGVDSSLRIGRS is encoded by the exons atggaCAACGAAACTAACCAAGAAAACCCATCTCTCCCCCCAAACAATTACACCTCCACAACCAAGGAATTAGAGTCTCCAAGATCAAAACCCCAACAACCTCTTGGTGTTGGTGGCAGCAGTGACAGGCTAAAAAGAGATGAGTGGAGTGAAGGAGCAGTTTCTAGCCTCCTTGAGGCCTATGAGACCAAATGGGTTCTCAGAAACAGAGCAAAACTCAAAGGCCATGATTGGGAAGATGTTGCAAGACATGTCTCGTCTCGTGCCAATTGTACCAAGTCCCCCAAGACTCAAACCCAGTGCAAGAACAAGATTGAGTCCATGAAGAAACGATACCGTTCTGAGTCTGCCACTGCTGATGGTTCATCATGGCCTCTCTATCCACGGCTTGATCTTCTGCTACGTGGCAGTGGGCCATCCCCAACAGCAgcatcagcagcagcaactGTAACAGCTGCAGCtataccaccaccaccaccaccaccaccactgccAGTACAATTGCCTCCTCCGCCGCCTCAGAACAATCATCCTTTGATGCTACTGGAGCCATCAGTGTCGCTGCCGCCACAGCCACCACCTACTGCTCCTCCTCAACCTATAGGAACTGCCCAAAATTCATATGGATCCAATGGTGTTGATCATAGGGTGGCCAAG GAAGATGGAATGGGGATGAAATTGTCAGATCATGCATCAGACAAGAACCCTTTGGAGATAGACAGTAGCACCCCAGCTCTTTACAGTGACAAGGAAAAATTAAGGTCCAAGAGAATGAAGAGGAagatagagaaaaagaagCGGCGAAGACGGGAGGAAGTAGAGATAGCAGAGAGCATAAGATGGTTAGCAGAGGTTGTGGTGAGATCAGAGCAAGCAAGAATGGACACaatgagagagatagagaggatgagagttgAGGCAGAGGCTAAGAGAGGAGAAATGGATCTCAAGCGCACAGAAATTATTGCCAATACACAGTTGGAGATTGCAAGGCTCTTTGCAGCTGGTGTTGGCAAAGGGGTTGATTCTTCTTTAAGAATTGGAAGAAGTTGA